The sequence cttttttttctctcccccccttctccctctttttctccctccccctttttttctctccccgcaTCCCCGTCGCCCATAAGAAGGAGCGGCAGATGTGGCTGAGCCCCGATCAGAAGCCCCCTGAGCCAGGTGGTGTTGCTGTTCGTACCCGGTGTTGATGCCTGGGTTGCCGCGGCTTGGCATGGACTGGTACCAACTGGGGTTTGGTCTGTCTAGTGTGAACTGGGGTATGAGCTGGTGTTTGGTATAGCTGGTATGGTCTGGTATGAGGAGGTATTTTGTCTATCTGGTATGAATTGTGGTATGAGTTGGTATTTGGTATAGCTGGTATGTACGGTGGAATTAACTGGTATTTTGTCTTTCTGGTATGAATTGTGGTATAAGCTGGTATTAAATGATGAATTATAACAGTTTTTTGAAGGTTTAAAAAAGTGTCGTTTGGTTCTTTAAACAAGCTTTATGTTGGGGTCAAGTTGTTAAAGTTTGAGGTGTAACTTTTGAATGTGAGTTCTTCGATGGACAAGGATGCGTCGGGAAGCTCTGCGAGATCCCTTGCTGTACCTGGTAAGctttgagagggaaaaaaagggtgaTAAGCTTCgtctaggaggaggagggaggagggaggagggaggagggaggagggaggagggaggcgggaggagggaggagggaggagggaggaggtggaggagggaggaggggaggaagggaggagggaggaggtggaggaggaggtggaggaggaggagggaggagggaggagggaggagaggaggaggtgaggaggaggaggtgggaggtgggaggtgggaggaaggaggaaggaggaggtggaggtgggaggaggtgggggaggaggaagaggagggaggagggaggaggaggtggtggtggtggagggggaggtggaggtggccaTTGTCAGCTTCGTAAACACaaaggtaatgttttttttttttttagcgtcgaTCACAGCCGTGCGAGATTCACGCTGGTTATCcctcttatcttcttttatctcctcacTCCCTGGGAtgctccccctacccttccctcctcctccttgtgatGCTCCCCTACCCCCTCGCCCCCTGTGATGCTCCCCCCCTCTCGTTCCCCTGTGATGCTCCTCCCGCCTCCACCCTGGGAtgcttcccctgcccccttcctcctcctcattgtgatgcttccctaccccctcctcctccctgtgatgctccccctaccctctctattCTCGTACTCCCTTACCCTTtcaccttccatgccctccttaAATCCTTCCTCTCCGGTGCCTTTCACATCCCTATACCCCCTTGGCCTTCTATGCCCTTCCCCCATGCCCTACGGACCCCTTCTATCCCCTAAAACATACCTCCCATACCCCCATGCCCTCTATACCCCCCGTAACCCCCCCCCCGATTCTCTCCATGCCCTCTATACCCCACCATACCCCACCAtcccgtaaccccccccccccgattctcTCCATGCCCTCTataccccccataccccaccatcccgtaacccccccccccccccccgattcacTCCatgccccttaccccttaccctctaaacccccatgccccccccataccccctcccccataccccctccttaaAGGTCAAAGGGTAAGTTGAGCGAGACATGCGCCAATGtatcgtgttttttgtttttgtttacatgccCGAGCTGACTCACGGCGCCTCGGGGCTCTTTGGGGCATCTGTCGTCACTCATGGCACGGCCGGGTCAGATGTTGGCACTGTCAGCGGTGGCGCTATTATTCTTACGCACCATTGCCCCCCTTTTGGCAcgctcttgcttttttttctctctctctcttgttttaccttctattctattttttttcctttgacacGTTCTTCGTTGCTTTAATGGCTGTTCTCTActtgttttctctccccctctctctttcttgttttaccttttcctttttttttattgtattctattttttttctttggcatgTTCTTCGTTGCTCTAATGGCggttctctactctctctcttgttttaccttttcttttttttattctgttatgcTATTTTTTCATTTGACATGTTCTTCGTTGCTCTAATGGCGgttctctactctctcttgttttaccttttccttttttttaaattctattatgctttttttttcctttagcaTGTTCTTCGTTGCTCTATTGGCGGTTCTCctgtactcttttttttttttttttacgttgtcgCTGTCACGTTACTCTTGTTTCGGCTCGATGCTACgctgttacttttttattctcttaaattttttgtactttttcttttttacggttttatttttttccttagattattatttttttttttgttttgttactttttcttttcatagtcagatattgttttttatttttgctttattttttcgtAGTTTGTTACAGAGTCAGCcattgttttgtatattttttatttctatcttttttttttttggttttccggTATTCCTTTAGCCCcagtttccttttttccatttttactatacatttttttcctttcctttacctaTTATTCTTTCGTCATCACTCTACCCTTTGGCCTCAACTGCGCCTTCAatgggattttcttttctttttttatttcctaatcCTAATCGCTTCAGGTCTCCTTATCcccacgtttgtgtgtgtgcgtgtgtctgtgtgtttgtgtgcgtgtgtgtgtgtgtgtggctgtgtgtgtgtgtgtggctgtgtgtggctgtgtgtgtgtggctgtgtgtgtgtggctgtgtgtgtgtgtgtggctgtgtgtggctgtgtgtgtgtggctgtgtgtgtgtggctgtgtgtgtgtgtgtggctgtgtgtgtgtgtgtgtggctgtgtgtgtgtgtgtgtggctgtgtgtgtgtgtgtgtggctgtgtgtggtgtgtggctgtgtgtgtgtgtggctgtgtgtgtgtgtgtggctgtgtgtgtgtcgtggCTGTGTGCTGTCGTGTGTGGCtgttgtgtgtgtggctgtgtgtgtgtgtgtggctcttccTCTCAGTCCTAGTGAACCGCTAATACGAACCAGTTTTACGACAGTACTAGAACCACCTATATGAAAGTTTTACGACAGTACTAGAACCACCTATATGAAAGTTTTACGACAGTACTAGAACCACCTATACGAAGCGGCTTTAcgacagccccccctcccctcccacgaaCCAGCTTTACGacagtccctcccccctcccacgatCCAGCTTTGcgacagcccctccccctcccacgaacCAGCTTTGCgacagtccctccccctcccacgaacCAGCTTTACgacagcccccaccccccctcccacgaaCTAGCTTTACgacagtcccctccccctcccacgaacCAGCTTTACgacagtcccctccccctcccacgaacCAGCTTTAcgacagcccccccccaccctcccacgaACCAGCTTTACgacagtcccctccccctcccacgaacCAGCTTTGcgacagcccctccccctcccacgaacCCAGCTTTACGAcagtcctctccccctcccacgaaCCGAAACTTCAGAGcagtccctcccacccctcccacgaaCCAGCTTCCgacagtccctccccctccacgaaCCAGCTTTacgacagccccccccctcccacgaacCAGCTTTACgacagtcccctccccctcccacgaacCAGCTTTAcgacagcccctcccccctcccacgacCCAGCTTTACGACAGTCGCAGGAACCAGCTGAACGAACCATCTGTTCAAGAGGCCGCGACCCAGCTTTCTTTCGCTAAGAGCTTCTTCCTCGCCGccattggagggggggggggggagggtgtctgtCAGCTGACTGTCATGGCGTCACCGTGtttgtttttcaattttcttccttttcgcgtTTCTAAAAGTGCTTATTCTTGTTTTGGTTTTATCGgttaatttatgtatgtgtatgtgtattatttttattcattcactcgTTTTTTTAAagtatagtatgtgtatgtgtattatttttattcattcattcgttttttttttaagtatagtatgtgtgtgtattattatttttattaattcattcgttttttttattttattattttttttatagtataGGTAGGGTTGCAAGAATGACGAAATCAAAGTAGGATTTGTCGTGTTTTGTCAATACAGTTTTTTTGACAGTTTTGATAATTGTAGGGTTGAGGGTggactgtaatgatgattatgataagatagCAAgtgtgataaggataaggattgaTGCGATGACAGTGGCGATGcctgttgtgatgatgataatggcatcgTAATtgtggttgtaataataataatgagatgccATTTGTTATACTGAATTTTAGAAATCCTGAatcgggaaagggaagaagagagaattgaggagagaggaggagagagggggagggggaggaggaggaggaggaggaggaggaggagaatgaggagggggagaatggggaggaggagaatggggaggaggagaatggggaggaggagaatggaggaggaggagaatgaggaggaggaggagagaggaggagaatgaggaggaggaggaggaggaggaggaaagatgagaagggaaatcgggagggaagaggagaagcaaaaggaaatggaaaagcgAGAAGTGAGGATAAATAAGCGACGGGAGTAAAGAAGGGGGGAAGCAAAGAGAAGGCAAAACGAgacgataagaggaagaggaataagagggagaggaagaggaattagagagagaggaagggaattggagggtaatgagagaaggaaaggaataaagaagagatagggagggaaaggaagggggaagaagagaaaagtgaagggaAGGCTTTGTCCCATTCTAACAATGTAATACACTATCTGGCAACCGAACTGTCAGGCCGCATCACGTGTGTATTTATCTTGTGgcagtttctttttatttattttatattttcattttcattattctctgcTTGTTTCTCCCTGAAATATTGTCTATTGTATATGTAATGTCCATACCATTTCGCAGTTTTTCtggttatttatgtattatattattattttttttacttcgtatgcatttgtatttcaattatctatttttttcgtattttcctcttcgtagatttacatttttaaatttttaggctccccccccccgtcccttcaCTCACTAAACCCTtcctgatgggggggggggagcggccaTGTCTTCAGTTgttttgttactgctattattattataatgtttttattgtttatgatcgtaatcattgttattatagtttgttattgttatttttatcattgttattgatattgttttgtattattgttattgttgttattattattattattattattattattattatttctactactactattgataacagTACTATTAGCGGTAGTTGgactatcattagtaatagtattttGGTAATAGGTTATCTGTTTGTTCACAATGATTTAGGTGATGGCCATCacctatcaatttatttttattttattattatttttttttgtttatttatttatttatttattatttttttatgagggagcttccccgttttccttttccccttttgtcGTGTCCTTCTATACCCctccttcgtcttcgttttcgttggtttctcaattttcttcttattattgtgtttgcatgaatgcttattattattattattttttactaaggTTTAATGTCTTTATCATaaatcgtcattatcgtcattctttattttcatcattttctaccCCCACTTTGCCGTTTATTCGCTTCTTTCACCTCTTCATCCGTTTTCTTCGTCGCCTTTTGTTCGctaacggagagagaggggaagagagggactggatgcaggaggaagagaggggaaacggagtaggggggagggaaggagtacgggggagggagggagtacgggggagggagggagtgtggggggagggggagggggagtatgggggggagggggaggggagtatgggaggggagggagttggggggaggggaggacgtgaaggaagaggcaaagacagCAGATGAAAACCTATCCGCTGTAGGAGGAGGATCAGTCGAACCctttttgtgcatatataaaaaagggaCTTGAGACAAAacagatggaagggaagaaacgagaaaaaagggaaataggaagaggtagaaggggagaaaggcagagagaaaggcagagagaacccccccccctctcaaaaaaaagaaagaaaaaaaaagtaaggcgCTTAGAGGCCGAAGAAGGCAAGACGGATtggtgcgtgagtgcgtgcgtgcgtgcgtgtgggccgCGTGGCACATCAGCTGGTACTAATCGCCCGACAGCCACCGTGGCCTGGCGCTATCGCTTTCCTCCGAGTGGAGCCCCTTGctgtctcgccctttctctctctctctctttaactgtttctctctctctttttctttctctttctctctttcgtttttcctttctctttttctctatctcttcctctctctctctctctctctttctctttctctctctctttctctttttctctttctctttctctcgctctccccttgaCATTGAAGTAAAAAgtgtttctcctcccctttctccttgcttctcctttcccccctgtcCCTtcacgtccccttccctccccccccttccctctacccgtCTACCAATCTCGTTTCTTAATTACTTTCCGCTAATTATCGCTCCGGTCGTCCTTGGCctgtttgctaaaaaaaaaaaaaaaagaaaaaaaaaagtgtcgctCGTTGAAGAATTTTTGCAAATTTTCCAGACGATTTTCACCCTTTTTGAAAAGCGCAATTCTTAGGGCCTATGGGGGCGTCGTTTAAGGTCTCCTGGAGGCGGGAgcgggaagatgaggaggagagatattagggggtaggggggggtagggagatggggcaagagggatggggtgggttgggggtaggggggatgagggggtaggtaggggagtaggaagggatggggtgggtagggggtaggggggatgggggaagagggataggagtggaggtatggggtgggtagggggtaggaggaggatggggcaagAGGGATAGGAGTGGAggtatggggtaggaggaggtatggggtaggaggaggtatggggtaggaggaggtatggggtaggaggaggtatggggtaggaggaagggaggggaagggaagggagatggggtgagggggctATGGTTGGGGGTAGATAGGGAGGGTTCGGGAAGAAtatgagggaagaggtagggagagtggaggttagggaaggaatgaggtgaggtggtggtggtagtggcaggaggagcagcaggaggtggaaagggaaagggaggaggtggaggaggagataagggaaagaggaggggggtaagggaaggatgaggaaaggaagggggaagaggaggggggtaagggaaggatgcggaaaggaaggggaagagggagggggtaagggaaggatgaggaatggaaggggaagaggcggatgtagggggaagaggatgagggcaaggcggtggtggtgagagtggtgtcgagggaaaggaggaccaggaggaggaggaggtggaggtggttgaggaggagggcgagggatgcGCGTGAGGCTGGCATCCCGGGACAACTTTCACTCCGTCGGGGCAAGAAGGCCACCTGAAGCGAGGGTCCCCATCTCCTTTCGGGCGTCCTTGGGGGATGGGAGgcgcggggagggggtggtggtgggggggaggggtacactTGAAGCAGTCTCACTTGGCTGTATTGAGAAGATGGGAATGGTCGTAAGTGGTTCCGCGGAGAAGGAGGGCTTGGTCGTAGTTGGTCGTTTAGCTTGTTGGTTGCGACGTATCTCTACTGCAGTGCTTGAAATAGGCCTACATAAGCCTATACGTGTTAATTACGTATCTCTACAGCAGTGCttgacataggcctacataaagCCTATACGTGTTAATTGCGTATCTCTACTGCAGTGCttgacataggcctacataagcCTATACGTGTTAATTGCGTATCTCTACTGCAGTGcttgatataggcctacataaagCCCACACGTGCTCTTAATTAATGGAGGTCCCTTCAGCGTGCACCGTTCTCGTGTGTGACATGGCGGTTATTTTATGTCCACCACATGTTCCTCCTGATTCGGACACGTGATTCGTCCCTTTCAGTCCTTCCGTGTCCAGCCTGgcttatttcccccccccccctccttcttgccGTTTCGCCTTGTCTCCCTCCATTCgcatgcggggagggggggggggagggggagctgtcCTTTCTTATTTCCCCCTTCTTGCCGTTTCGTCTTGTCCCCCTCCATTCgcatgcggggagggggggagggggggtgctgcCCTTTCTTATTTCCCCCTTCTTGCCATTTCGCCTTGTCCCCCTTCATTCGcatgcggggaggggggagggggggtgctgtCCGTTCTTCCACGCTGCCGTTCTCATGGCCGCCGATCCCTCATGGGAAACTCGCCGCCCATTTTCGGTTCGTCGTCCCTCCGCCGCCCTCGTGGCCGCAACGGTCGCCACGCggcgtgtctctctgtctctctctccctctctgtctgtctctgtctctgtctctgtctctctctctgtctctctgtctctctgtctctgtctctctgtctctctgtctctctgtgtctctgtctctctgtctctctctctctctgtctctctctctctgtctctctctctctctctctctctctctctctctctctctctctctctctctctccccccctccctcccgccctccttccttccctccctccctccctccctccctccctccctccctccgcgccgGCCGTTTAAAAGGCTCGTTAGGCTCGTTAGGCTCGTTAGCCCTCGGGACACGGCCGTGAAGTCGCCCCAGTTGTGATTCGGCATTTGTAAGGCGGCTCCTGTTCGGTGTTGAGCCCCTCGTGACGCGGCCGTAACTCGACCGGCGGTGTCAGCCCTGCGTCGTTCGCGGCAACGGTCGGTCGGCTGCCGCTCCTGCGCTGGCCCGCTCTGGCCCTCTCCGGCTCCTGCGCTGGCCCGCTCTGGCCCTCTCAGCGCTGGCCCGCTCTGGCCCTCTCAGCGCTGGCCCGCTCTGGCCCTCTCAGCGCTGGCCCGCTCTGGCCCTCTCAGCGCTGGCCCGCTCTGGCCCTCTCAGCGCTGGCCCGCTCTGGCCCTCTCAGCGCTGGCCCGCTCTGGCCCTCTCAGCGCTGGCCCGCTCTGGCCCTCTCCAGCTGCTCCTGCGCTGGCCCGCTCTGACCCTCTCCGGCTGCTCCTGCGCTGGCCCGCTCTGGCCCTCTCCGGCGGCTCCTGCGCTGGCCCGCTCTGACCCTCTCCGGCTCCTGCACTGGCCCGCTCTGGCCCTCTCCGGCTCCTGCGCTGGCCCGCTCTGACCCTCTCCGGCTCCTGCACTGGCCCGCTCTGGCCCTCTCCGGCTCCTGCACTGGCCCGCTCTGGCCCTCTCCGGCTCCTGCACTGGCCCGCTCTGGCCCTCTCCGGCTCCTGCGCTGGCCCGCTCTGGCCCTCTCCGGCGGCTCCTGCGCTGGCCCGCTCTGACCCTCTCCGGCGGCTCCTGCGCTGGCCCGCTCTGACCCTCTCCGGCTCCTGCGCTGGCCCGCTCTGGCCCTCTCCGGCTGCTCCTGCGCTGGCCCGCTCTGACCCTCTCCGGCTCCTGCGCTGGCCCGCTCTGGCCCTCTCCGGCTCCTGCGCTGGCCCGCTCTGGCCCTCTCCGGCGGCTCCTGCGCTGGCCCGCTCTGACCCTCTCCGGCTCCTGCGCTGGCCCGCTCTGGCCCTCTCCGGCTGCTCCTGCGCTGGCCCGCTCTGGCCCTCTCCGGCGGCTCCTGCGCTGGCCCGCTCTGACCCTCTCCGGCTCCTGCACTGGCCCGCTCTGGCCCTCTCCGGCTCCTGCGCTGGCCCGCTCTGACCCTCTCCGGCTCCTGCACTGGCCCGCTCTGGCCCTCTCCGGCTCCTGCACTGGCCCGCTCTGGCCCTCTCCGGCTCCTGCACTGGCCCGCTCTGGCCCTCTCCGGCTCCTGCGCTGGCCCGCTCTGGCCCTCTCCGGCTGCTCCTGCGCTGGCCCGCTCTGGCCCTCTCCGGCGGCTCCTGCGCTGGCCCGCTCTGACCCTCTCCGGCTCCTGCACTGGCCCGCTCTGGCCCTCTCCGGCTCCTGCGCTGGCCCGCTCTGACCCTCTCCGGCTCCTGCACTGGCCCGCTCTGGCCCTCTCCGGCTCCTGCACTGGCCCGCTCTGGCCCTCTCCGGCTCCTGCACTGGCCCGCTCTGGCCCTCTCCGGCTCCTGCGCTGGCCCTCTCCGGCGGCTCCTGCGCTGGCCCTCTCCGGCGGCTCCTGCGCTGGCCCGCTCTGACCCTCTCCGGCTCCTCCTGCGCTGGCCCGCTCTGGCCCTCTCCGGCTGCTCCTGCGCTGGCCCGCTCTGGCCCTCTCCGGCTGCTCCTGCGCTGGCCCGCTCTGGCCCTCTCCGGCTGCTCCTGCGCTGGCCCGCTCTGGCCCTCTCCGGCTGCTCCTGCGCTGGCCCGCTCTGGCCCTCTCCGGCTGCTCCTGCGCTGGCCCGCTCTGGCCCTCTCCGGCTCCTGCGCGCTGGCCCGCTCTGGCCCTCTCCGGTGCGG is a genomic window of Penaeus vannamei isolate JL-2024 unplaced genomic scaffold, ASM4276789v1 unanchor4793, whole genome shotgun sequence containing:
- the LOC113809090 gene encoding spidroin-2, coding for MTIRSRAFLRPAQTPHRRGPERASAQEPERARAGQRRSSRRGPERASAGAAGEGQSGPAQEQPERARAGQRRSSRRGPERASAGAAGEGQSGPAQEEPERVRAGQRRSRRRGPAQEPPERASAGAGEGQSGPVQEPERARAGQCRSRRGPERASAGAGEGQSGPAQEPERARAGQCRSRRGSERASAGAAGEGQSGPAQEQPERARAGQRRSRRGPERASAGAGEGQSGPVQEPERARAGQCRSRRGSERASAGAGEGQSGPVQEPERVRAGQRRSRRRGPERASAGAAGEGQSGPAQEPERVRAGQRRSRRRGPERASAGAGEGQSGPAQEPERVRAGQRRSSRRGPERASAGAGEGQSGPAQEPPERVRAGQRRSRRRGPERASAGAGEGQSGPVQEPERARAGQCRSRRGPERASAGAGEGQSGPAQEPERARAGQCRSRRGSERASAGAAGEGQSGPAQEQPERVRAGQRRSSWRGPERASAERARAGQR